The sequence TGTTTTAATGCAATTTTTTGATGGGTTCAATCGAAATGTTTTAGTGCAAATTTTGATTAACATGATTGACGTGGCAAAACAACACTTTCTCATTGGCAGATTTTTTTAGGTGATGTGGACACTCTAACTACTCAGGATATTCCCCTTttattattgttagattaagcttgtacattttttattatttaatatacttttttgCTTATGAGAACTTatgttattaattattttatattttaatatatttaatcatttatgttattgttcttctaaataaaattaaactacaTTTTTCCTTCATGCATATAAATTTCAGAGTTTATGCAATCTCATATTAACAGGCCAAGTACAGTATGCCGATAccataataaaattagtttaacatacatattttattttttattttcgtaTTTTACTCAATAAGTAtagtatgttttttatttaatattttaacttaaaataaaaattattttctaatatcTTATTCTTAACTGAAAATCATTTATTGACCATATATGATTTTTGTGTTTtcatatttagaaattaaagaatcaaacaaaattcaggttccaaatatatttttcaaacttaaatatatatatatatatatatatttatacatttataaatatatatatacaatttacGTCCTcgattttttcataaaatataatactatataaaatatatgtttgataTAAATGCGACTGTTAACTaaggttcaaaaaaaaacataaggtaACAGACAATAAAAAGTTTTTAACGAAACTGCAAATTAGTTATTCATTACatgaaattttgaataattttgatcATTAACCCACTTGAAGGGACATTTAGAAAGTTGTGCTGTAATTAACGATATAAGTTACCTCCATGAAATAAGTTACTTCCTTTAAAAAAGAAGTTACCTCCATGAAATGGAGTAGATTTTAACTGTGAACTAGACTACCTACCTAGACAAAAATTACACTAATTcaaagatttataatttaacGATGTTATGGTTACCACTACTATTGTTGATCATTAATCCATTTGAagcgacatttttttttttcatttgaagCGACTTTTTTAaagttgtattttgaatttatgattAATGATTTAAGTTACCAATATAGAAGTTTAAATGTGAAGTGAATTACCGACACTAAACTACACAACTCAAAGTTTATAGTTTTAAAGTTGTGGTTTCTGTTACTATATTGTTGATCATGATTCATGATGATACAATACATTGTTATTACTGTTGTTATTGTGGTCACTATTATTTGTGGCTACTTTtattattgtaaatttgtaactGTAGTGCAACTTTCCTAAGAAAAAATGAGCcatgaaaacaataattttagaACTCTCTGTTCTGACAACGAGAAAGAGCATCATTCAGACAAAACCATCTctctatattattattagttCTTTCTTTacattaaaaagaaagaacaaagcATAATGAACTTCACCAGCAGAAAAAGACAGGAGCTCCAagatccaatcgtcaaatgtcaGATGCATCCTCCCAACTGCAAGATTCAaagtagacaaaaaaaaaatcagagttaATGATACTAAATTTCTTAGtaaaaactttcattttctaaGTGAATTatgttgtgacaaaaaaaaagtgaattatGTTAACAATCACCATTATGGACTCGATTTCCTTGTCGGAGACAGGTGTGCGTTTCGGCTGCAAAGATGCTTTTCCTCCAACAGCAATGTTCTTCGGAGCTGCCGGGACATCTGAACTCGCCGTGATATTTTTCTTGCTGCCGGAGACAGATCCCgacgttggtccagaacctaaTAAATTTAACATGCAAAGAAAAAGTCGATAATAACGAATGATAAAAGAGCAATAAGCATCAATTAAAGCaagaaccaaaaagaaaaagtagtGAGAGAATCTACTAAGGATAAAAATGTAAACCTGAGGATATAGCAGATGAGGAAGAAGGAGAGTGTCTCTGAGGAAACTTGATACGAGGAATTCTTTTCATCTTCTGCTTCCTATACGATTCTTGAGTGAGTTAATTGATTCGCTCTGTTTTCTTTCTGACGAATAAAAGCTCTTTGTATTTATCCTGAACTTAATGGGTCAAGAAAGGTTTTCCGATGATGGGCTTTCCAACAACTTGATTATTTGGACTAGTAAAACTTAAAAAAGTTTCATTCTAACTCACAAGCCACAAGTTACATCGTGTATTTAGATCCTTGCCAATATTCATTATCAGATTAGATACAATCCCATATAGAAAAAATGATTATGTCCACATCACGTCGGCAATTGAAGATTAAATACAATCCCTTATAAGAATTGATCCTACGGATTAAAGATTTAGACAACATATCTACAACTAGAAACTACCAAGGGCCACTAGTAGAGTTGCAAAAATATCAAGACATAAGCTTAATTAGACATCAAAAGACCAATGAAAATGAATTATAATGAAGGATGTAAGAGCTTCAACTCAGAATCTTCTATCATTTTTAAAAGGACACTTACATTTTGGCTGGATATAAAGTAACTCTACACTGTACATATTCTCCGAGAGTAGTTCCTTCAGAAAGCGTACGGCTTTCAAAGAATTTGTGGCAGTATGTCACAGAATATAACATAGATAGGATGTCGACAAACCGACCTTTGGGGTAAGCATATGAAAATTATACTGTAACGCCCCGacccgcccacggctaatgggccacccacgcccgctctctcggcctgTGGGGTCCATTCCGTCTGACAATCGGTTAGTTAAGTTTccaaaggctcgaaatcattgtttactgaccctgcaatcaccacccgaccttttcccgtgctttggcctcactcacacgctatcgcgaatcacttcccgataggtcacccatccttccactactccagctcaagcacgcttaactctggagttctttcaggatgtgctccggaaaagataagtcaactttggtgacataggtagccaaatcaattctcttaagccttttccatatatcacaactcgggatgttacaattcaccccctctcaaagaacgcaacttCCTCGTTGCGCTCtacgacaggtctcaagacgcctctcaggTCAGAACTGAGACGGCTAACCAgttctgataccacttgtaacgccccgacccgtccacggctaatgggccacccacgcccgctctctcggcccgtggggcccatcccgtctgacggtcggtccgttaatttttcaaaggctcgaaatcattgtttactgaccctgcaatcaccacccgaccttttcccgtgctttggcctcactcacacgctatcgcgaatcacttcccgataggtcacccatccttccactactccagctcaagcatgcttaactctggagttctttcaggatgtgctccagaaaaggtaagtcaactttggtgacataagtagccaaatcaattctcttaagccttttctatatatcacaactcgggatatTACATATACTTGCGGCCTCTAAGTTTATACttagttcttaatttttaaactgGTTTTGTGGCATATAATGTCGTAATTGAGTTTGTTTAATGCTCTCGTAAATTTCAAAGTTGCATGTTCAAATCTTGAACACCattttgaaaatagtttttaCGAACTAGAATAATTGTTGAAAAATTCAGCGTCCGCTTTTGATCCACTTTAATTTTCTTGGAGAAAGAATTTCGAAGAGGATAAATTCATGAATTGATAGGCTTAATCGTCTCAATAATTGAAACTTTTGTGGTGAGATTTATATTGACGTGTTCAGGGGGAATCAGCCAAGAAACTGAGTTTAACCTCCTCATAAATTCAtggcaaaataatttttatggaCCACGGAACGACGAGTGACAGACTGCATTGGCCTTTAACTCATAGTTTACGCAACTAAAACAAATTCCACCTTTAACGTTACGGCTTCGTGGATGATGTCAGATTCGTGTTCTTAAAAGTATGATAAATAACTCATTGATCGGTAAAAAAAGTGCGGactaatacatatattcaagtgttttgatattaatattaatttttatttaaatctagttataaaattaaatatagattttaagttaatattataattatctaaCTTCAATATCTATATTGATAATTGATGCAAtctgttttttgtttaattttttatttagggGTTGTATATTTTGGATCAAAAATCTTTTCTACTAATAACAAAACCATCATTAGgcaatttaaatttgaaatcaaGCATTTATGTCAGTTGTGGATATGAAAAATTCAGTGATATTGAATACATTTTAAACAGTCAAAAGTCAACAAAATAACAATAGACaataaacattatttatatagaaactgtaacaaagaaaaataataaattacaaaacatgTATTACTTGTAGATAGTATaatgacaaatatatatattgagataaaattgttttaatactactaacctaaatataaaataaaatgtattatgATATTagcattaaaaattattaatatacattattagttatagtgttcaaaaaaaaatacattattagTTATTCTGAATATAATGACCAGATCATCAGCAAAATCAttgtttattaaaactaatgagCTGATccttgaagttttgaaattgaatttattTGAGTGTGGATTTCAAAATTTGTAGGAGCCTAGTAAGAGAGGATGCACTAATTTTTGTGTAGATGTTTTCAATTCGATAAAGAATTAGAAGAATTACTGTGAGAGGAATGATATTTACAATATGATAATCAGGATCCAAGCTAGGTGTAACAGGGTTGACCAGGCTTGTGGCGGCCTCTTCTTTGACATGCACACATGGAAATTTCGTGACTTGAGAACATTTCTGCTATGTGTTTTAAAGCTAGGTGTTTTAAAGCAAAGTTCTTTTTTGAAGTTTCATGAAAATTTATGACTTGAGAACATTTCTGCTATGATTGTAGCTGCCAATCGGATGTTGAAACATACAAATTTACATCAGTATGCTCATGGCAGAGCTAGTCAATGGCGCTGTGTAACTTTATAACTCTTGTTAATGGTTTTGGTTCAGTTGAGTTGTCTAACTGAGGCTCActttaatcaaaacatatgaaTATCATTAAGAATAATATTAGGaatgtttattaaaattaactATAATCTTAAATTTAGGGAGAATCCAACAAATCAGCAaaatcacacacacacacacatatatatatatatataaaactatagaTCGGTTTCACAAAATGTCACTTTAATTTGacacatttataaataatagtaataataataatacatttGTGTCCTTATTATTTACACTGATTTCTCCtgtagtattttaaataaataaaattatttataaaattaatgcaatttgtaattaatatcaaacagaaagtaagtataatttacattaaaattctaatatacCACTCTTTTTAACAAGATAATAGAGCTCTAAACTACTATTACAATATCTCACatacaaaaaaatcataatattttaatttttgagttattttaatttaaaataaaagacaagccaatgaataaaagagaaaaactaTTGGAGTTTTCAtagagtttttgaaaattctcAAATGAGAAATTTCATCTTGTTCTtactctttttatttcattttgtcGGTAAAAATACatcaatacaataaataaaataattttgaaatgaataGTCTACTGAAGGAGAATTTGTGATTTCTAAATGACCTGCATGCTTAAATGTAATACATACCAACCAACAACTCTAAAATGATCCAGTATTATGAATTGGCCGTCAGACCAGTAATATTCACATACCGTAGATCGAGACTAAGACTAAGACTAAGACTAAGACTTAGGACTTAAGaatcttatatataatataatactaTCACGTTGGTATGAAATTTCTTTAGAAATGTCCATTGGATTGACTAGGATATAACGTTTTTGTTAGTATCTTTTTCACCATCCAAGTTCAAACACAAACTGCAGAAAACAAGAAGTAGTGCGTGAAATAGAAgcgtcgattttttttttaaaagtagaaaacAGATACAAAAGTGTGTGTATATGATTAGCCATTATACTCTTTTAAAATCTCaatacttaaatttatataattcataattaaaactaatatcattttacataatttataattaaaattaatatgattgaaaataaaaaataaaacttatcaTATTCATTTTCAGTAACTTATCATATAATCCATTTCAAAATACTATGGCTCCGAATGGTAACATCCGTCCCGCACCGCACCGCacttaacagtaacaaaaatctttgcatataccatatatctatacgtttttataactgtcAGAACCGCACCGCAGTCaaaccgcttgtcccgcaccgctcaatccgctgttaccattcggagcctaTATGTTATCAAGTCAAGACCAAGATACTCAATTTTCTGAAATAATGTTACTTAACAAAGTGGGTGGTAATCTGGTGGTACTCTTTCGAGGTTCGGCGTGAATCCATGTTGGTCCTAAGTATCGCTATTTAGATCGTTTAGGCTTGGATTTCGACCCAAATGGTTATCATGATGAGTCTAACAAATGATCGGTCCACCCTTTAACAATTGTCGGAAAGTATTCAAACTCTCGGTTCATGCAATGTGTTACGCTCTTAGGATAATAACTTTGTAGCACCTAGGATCAATTGGATAGCTAAGCCATCCTTCacaatctaatctattaaaactgaagtacaaaataAACTTCACCCTTAAACTTGCAAATTATTTACAACCAAATGCCActgtataattaattaaacaatTCATTAACTTATGTGTGTCTTTACGAGCATTGAATAATTTCCTTAACAAAATTGTTAACTAA is a genomic window of Brassica napus cultivar Da-Ae chromosome A2, Da-Ae, whole genome shotgun sequence containing:
- the LOC106425664 gene encoding uncharacterized protein LOC106425664, whose protein sequence is MKRIPRIKFPQRHSPSSSSAISSGSGPTSGSVSGSKKNITASSDVPAAPKNIAVGGKASLQPKRTPVSDKEIESIMLGGCI